A DNA window from Helianthus annuus cultivar XRQ/B chromosome 15, HanXRQr2.0-SUNRISE, whole genome shotgun sequence contains the following coding sequences:
- the LOC110911176 gene encoding uncharacterized protein LOC110911176, translating to MSEGYAIELYFDPALENQVLKAWNVVARRQISTHLIEIESRPHITLFSSPFIDPSKLENIVKSFASKQDPLPLSFGSIGSLPNDNNVLFLAPTPTLPLLQFHYQLCDAMKREGIEIGEEYRPDSWIPYCPVAEEVPKNRMAEAFTVLRDLKLPVTGYAMDIGLVEYSPVRELFSFVLGSSSVES from the coding sequence ATGTCTGAAGGGTATGCAATTGAGCTTTACTTTGATCCAGCTCTTgaaaatcaagttttgaaagcaTGGAATGTTGTGGCTCGTAGACAAATTAGTACCCACCTCATAGAAATTGAATCCAGGCCTCACATTACGCTGTTTTCGAGCCCGTTTATTGATCCGTCGAAGCTCGAAAACATCGTTAAGTCTTTCGCTTCAAAGCAAGATCCTTTACCATTATCTTTCGGGTCGATTGGTAGTCTTCCGAACGATAACAATGTGCTGTTTCTTGCCCCGACCCCGACTTTGCCCCTGCTGCAGTTTCATTATCAGCTCTGTGATGCAATGAAAAGGGAAGGGATTGAAATTGGGGAAGAGTATCGTCCGGATTCGTGGATTCCGTATTGTCCTGTGGCTGAGGAAGTGCCGAAGAATAGGATGGCGGAAGCGTTTACGGTTTTGAGGGACTTGAAGTTGCCGGTTACGGGTTATGCGATGGATATTGGATTGGTTGAGTACTCGCCTGTTCGTGAACTGTTTTCGTTTGTTCTTGGTAGCTCGTCGGTCGAATCTTGA